AACGCTGAAACTACCGCCttatataaagaaaacTTACAACACGAAAAGAGTTTGTTGGAAGAGGCAGAATCTATCATCACAAAAGAGGATGAACCAGACCAATCATTATTAACTGTTCCAACTATTGAAGGACTTTTGAATCTTCCCTTAATGAGAAAACGTACTGacgaagaaaaaaaaatgttagATATGAAAAGAAAGTATAACCGTGAAACAATGGAATTTAGAAGTAAAGAGCACCGTTTAGAAAAGCTATTACAACTTTATCATGCCtctgaaaattttattgtAACAGAGGAACAGTTAAATAAGCATATTGATAAGGTTTTCCAAATGGATGACTTTAAGAGAAGCTCGACAATTTCTATTTACTCGCATGGAGATAAGGCTGAAACAAATCTTGAGTCTTCCTTATCTGATGCTTTATTTGGTACGTTAGGTAATGGCAGATACGTTGGCTTACCAATAGTTAAGGACtatattcaaaattcaacaggaaaaaaactttaaataGTTTCTTCGTAGCAAATTTATGAATTTACACatttgtttaaatattctgCATCTATAAATTATCTGCTTCATAGTTACTACCATTCTAGTACTTattagatattattaagtaattttatttcacCTGTACATACCTACACaactaaattaattaatcatttaaaaacatCTATTGTTTCTAATTAGTATACAAATTTGTTTGGCAACTATTGTTTATCATTGCAAGCTCCGATATTAATCAACCGATGTTATTAGAGTGATGTTATCGCCCTTCAATAGAATTTGACCCAGCTTTTtaccattttcaatttgttcAACCCCTGTCACATTATCTATTGGTATCTCAATAGCATTATCAATAACTAAATTCATAAATTCATCAAAACCTGATATTTTTCCTTGGATTCTGGAATGAGTATTTTCATATAGCCATACTTTAATAGTGGATTGTTTctctaaataattaaatattaaattaattggaGGTATTAGTGGCTGCCTGGTAGACATGAtttctatattttcttaatttaatCGTATTGCCTACTGGACCCTCTAATATTCCTTTTAAAgatcaattttttaacaattccttctattatttttctaatttgcTAAAGGCGGATTCAGATATTCGAAGTTAAAAAGCttatcaatttcaatactttaagataaaaacaaaagttATCACGaagaaaatcaattactgtgttaatatttatcaGTTACCACATCAATTATGTATGAgctattaataaaatatatgcCAAATTAACTGCCTCAagtgatttattttttcataagCAGTTAATTAGCagtaaaaattataaagcAGGCCATATATAATCTGGTGACTTCAGTCTAGATATTGTATTGGATTAAGCATATACATGATACAagcaaaatattaaatactttACTTACAGtagtttattattattggctTGGTTTTTCCGGGAAAGTATTTGAATCATGGCTTTGTATCAATTTTTGTTAAGACGTATTATTCTacaaagattaaaaaactTACTCgttattattgctatttgTAAGATGTTCAGTATGTGTATCATACAAATATGGATAGCCTTATTACATGCCTCGTGTTAAGAAAATTATCCTCAGAGCTTAACATTGTATAACtttaaaaatgtaaaaGCTTGCTATCGATTCACAATTTAGTAACTTATGTAATTTGTCTCTATTCACTGTATCATCTGATGATGCTAAACGATGAGTTATTAACGCTAAATCcccaaaaatattaaaagatatttaataaataattgcTTTAGCTATATCAGTTTAACTTACCACTATAGATACCATTGTACCAACATTTAGGACAAAGAATTTTGCAAGATAATTTATAAGAAGAGATCTAAACTAAATGTTCGTAGGAAATTTTTGTCTACTAAATTTATCACTTCGTCTGTAAGTTATGAGAGTTTGGACtacaataaatatatattttgcaGTTAGAGGGTCCCCTCTCGCAGAATTTAGCATACTGGCTACTATTTTATTGTAATGATTGACTGTTTATGtagttaataattaataatgctAGAATATATCTTCCTATCGTCCTTCGAGATGTTACTCGACAGCTTAAAACCCAATTAGAATGGTTTCTAGATCAATATTGggttttatttgaattacaAAATGAACACATaaagtataataatttagttaagatatttatacatttaTTGCTGCACAAATTCCTATTTTATAacttataaataattttaatattatgtTCTTTTAACCAGCTATAAAATGTCgcatttttaaatttttttcttgaaatttatGTTTGGGAAACTTTTTGAGAATTGAAGGGAAATATCTTGTGtcacaaaaaaaacagtttattaaaaataaattactaaaaaattaatagtttATACATTTAAactcaaataaataaatggaACACTAAATATTTGGAGAAGGAAAAATGGTATTTCCCCTaatttttactttattaCGGAAAGTATATCAACagaattttccaaataaaGATCCTTTTTATTGCCTAAAAATTAAACCACATGCAAAGCACACAGTCAGTATTGATCCAACAAAATATGTcatatgaaatatttaaagaattactAAATGTTGGAAATCTAAATATACCTGATTTGACATATTTTGTTTCACAATATGATTTTGATACTTTGGGAAGTACAACTTGctgtaatttatttatatctaaTTATTCTGAATTTGTACaccatttaaaaaaatacattgTATTACCAAATATAATCAAAGAGCATATTTTTACAGTAAAAGTGGTATTTATTACTTAATTCCTAAATTTGAATGTAATAGATCCGAACGAGAggaatttattgataaaaatcatttatcaatttttaatactCCAAAAGGGAGTAGTAATAGAAAACTTACACCTATAATGCATGAAATTAATCACAACGCTAGGctccaaaaatatttatctgATATTAATACATTTGGAAATACTGCATGTCATAGTGTTGAAGTAAAAGATAGATTTGGTTCAGATAAATCTATAAGAGATAAGcttaattataatttacaGAGAGCTTCAGGGCCATTAAATTTGcttgaaaataaatcagTAAAACAAACAATTTCTACTACAAGGgagaatattaaaataaggaaatataaaactaataaaaCCACTAAACTTAAAAGCCTTATTATTTGTTCAACGTGTgataagaaatataaatcaataGGCGGCTATAATTATCATATTACACATACAAACCATTAGTACACTGATTTTAGCATCTTATATTAAGTGTGTTCcactttaaatattaatatatacttttatctattattaattgttcCTACTAGCATTTTATAACACTTGCTGAAAGTGTCTATTCCTCTAaaagttattatttcatGCCCTATAGTTCATATATATTAGTTTATACTTTGCattctatttcttttcttacTGAGAATAAAGTCTTATTTACTGCTGAACAATATTAATGCTTATAAGAAAATTTAGATCTGTCATATATGACGTTCTTTGTCTAAGGATATTTTGGATAAAACACTTAGGATAACTGAACCTAAAAACATCCTTTCATTATAAATGTTAAACGCATGAGCTACTTGGGAAGACTTTATACATATTACGTCTTTAAATAGACTTGttcatcaattaatttacataaaaagatgaaattgctcctttaaaaaaaaaaagttatgCAGGTATGTTAAAAAATctataatttacaaattatatcaaatatGTATAATCAGGATAATCTAATAATGTAACCTTATACTACTTGAAATATGACAGATTCGCTACTAAATTGTAGCAGGTTTTCACTATTTGGGCCTTCTGATATACATACACTTATTTCATATTCACCTTTCTCAATTGGAATTAGCTCTAAGAGGGTGTTTATTGCTTCTCCCTCATAATCCTTTGAAATCGTCAATGTACGTGACAAAACACCATTGTATAATAATCGTGAGGTGTTTCTGgggataattttttgagtatgattatcaaatataataaaatttaaataatatatttcatcATGTGTCGAACTTTTCTTTATTGGCATTGttttaactttaatttGAACTTGGTCACCCATAGTAACAgtattttcatcaatatcaatCTTAATGTCAAAAGGTAATCTACCATTATAAATAGTATTTACCATTCTGGAGTCAAATTTGCTAATGAATTGTTTGAAATTTACAATACCATAGTTGTCGTCATTTGAAGATAATTGCCAATGGCAGCTCAATCTGCTCATGATGTATTCTCGACACCAGAATTTCTCTCTCATATCTACCACTTGCTCAACATTCAAAAATGTTCTTATAAACTGTCTACCCTGAAAAACCTTTGGAATAGCtatatttccaaaattattttcttggtAGAAAATTCTTCTTATTGGTACAATGATTCTAGTAGTATGgttattttctattatataATCATCGCTTTGAAAATCCTCGTATGTCATTGAACATTTGATTCCATCTATCCATGAATTCcttaaatcaattaaaagtaAAACATAGTCACTAATACGAACATCTTTCTTTTCCctgatttttttcataaagTATCCAATCCAGTCTATATGCTCCATTTCTTCTGCAAATGGTTGATTAATTGGGATAATTTCCATATTTGAAACCTCGATGCTTCTTTTAACCGTTATTTTATAGGGGACAATTAATGATTTCATATATACCGATTTCTTATCTTCAGTATAAGAACCATAATTAATGATCAAATTAACCTCGTTAAAATTTAGAGGGACGTTTTTAGTGTCTAATTCGATTTCTACTGTATCTTTCTCACCTGGTTGTAAGCTATTTGGAATATCTttgaatgataataatgaagttTTCAACCATTCTAATtgtttttccttttcatATAAATCATCTGGTAAAAGGTTCTTCCaataatcattttttaaGTTTTGCTCAATGTTTGTATTATAGGAAATATTTATGTAATCAATAGATGATTTCAACGATTTATTACGAATTGTAACGTGAAACTTTCTTTTAACCCCATCCAATAGCATCCAGGTATTATCTATCATTTCAGTagttttcaaaatttcaagCTCTGGCTGCTCtggtaatatttttaagcGGAAATACGAGCACTTGGCCCTTTCATTTACTTCAGATTTATCTGTTTCATTCCTTTTTTCAGCATTAAcgattttgaataatttactAGGCAAGCCAAATACAGATATGTTCAGAtgttcaataataataatttcatcagatgtttttttcttaagTTTGATTGGCAATAAAATTTTGCTAATAGACCCCGGTGATATATAATAAGGATTCTTTAGGGATATTTCAGTTCTATCAATTTCACAGTAGTCCAGTAGATCATCAGCAACTTGGATTCCAGTAAtagatatttcaaatttaaatggaTTTTGTAATGAAACAGCAATTTCTGCTCTATCTCCAACTAAGAATTCACCGTCTAACAGTTGTGGAGTAATGGCAGTGACAGTAGAATGTGCTCTTTCACGTTTGAAAGGGTTGTACACTTTCTGAGAGGAAGAAACATTCCTCTTTGTATTTTCCAAGTTGTCG
This genomic stretch from Henningerozyma blattae CBS 6284 chromosome 1, complete genome harbors:
- the PET123 gene encoding mitochondrial 37S ribosomal protein mS26 PET123 (similar to Saccharomyces cerevisiae PET123 (YOR158W); ancestral locus Anc_5.505), whose product is MGKGIANHGFKSGLLPKTRPILKGPTLRQKQLVDKFTKITAKKQETQNVGYADGIKEPRGSRRVQPSTEYIDVEKFILKTVPKPKDESSLDSKNPKDVKARTRRTYLENAIRNAETTALYKENLQHEKSLLEEAESIITKEDEPDQSLLTVPTIEGLLNLPLMRKRTDEEKKMLDMKRKYNRETMEFRSKEHRLEKLLQLYHASENFIVTEEQLNKHIDKVFQMDDFKRSSTISIYSHGDKAETNLESSLSDALFGTLGNGRYVGLPIVKDYIQNSTGKKL
- the SME1 gene encoding mRNA splicing protein SME1 (similar to Saccharomyces cerevisiae SME1 (YOR159C); ancestral locus Anc_5.504); translation: MSTRQPLIPPINLIFNYLEKQSTIKVWLYENTHSRIQGKISGFDEFMNLVIDNAIEIPIDNVTGVEQIENGKKLGQILLKGDNITLITSVD